A single genomic interval of Nostoc commune NIES-4072 harbors:
- the corA gene encoding magnesium/cobalt transporter CorA has product MARKLSRLPKIITKSYEDEFYHQPGTVPGTIFIDADAPPPIIFLIDYNQTNFIREQIATPEESIPYLERESISWVDVQGLGSQDILQRLGKVFELHPLVLEDVVNVPERPKTEDYEDQLLFIARMVVPKERTCGFHSEQVSLILGKSYLLTVQEEPEHDCFEAVRSRIEKNKGIIRKQGADYLAYAVLDAIIDGFFPVLELYGERIEELEEEVIIKPTPQTLQNIYQIRRELLQLRRAIWPQRDAINSLIRDDPDLISEEVRIYLRDCYDHTVQVMDMVETYRELASGLMDVYLSAVSNKMNEIMKVLTIVSTIFIPLTFVAGIYGMNFNTEKSPYNMPELNWYWGYPLCWAVMLAIAVGLLLFFWQRGWLQNSVTIKRN; this is encoded by the coding sequence ATGGCACGAAAACTGAGTCGCCTTCCCAAAATCATCACCAAGTCATATGAAGATGAGTTTTATCACCAACCAGGGACTGTACCTGGAACCATTTTTATTGATGCAGATGCTCCACCACCGATAATTTTCTTGATTGACTATAACCAAACCAATTTCATCCGTGAGCAAATAGCAACTCCAGAAGAATCTATTCCATATCTGGAGAGGGAATCGATTTCTTGGGTAGACGTACAAGGTTTAGGCAGTCAAGACATATTACAACGATTAGGTAAGGTTTTTGAGTTACATCCTCTAGTTTTAGAAGATGTAGTCAATGTACCGGAACGCCCTAAAACAGAGGATTATGAAGACCAATTGCTATTCATTGCCCGCATGGTAGTACCAAAGGAAAGAACATGTGGTTTTCACAGCGAGCAAGTGAGTTTGATATTAGGAAAAAGTTATTTGCTGACAGTACAAGAAGAACCAGAACATGATTGCTTTGAAGCGGTGCGATCGCGAATTGAAAAAAACAAAGGGATCATTCGCAAACAGGGAGCCGATTATTTAGCTTATGCTGTGTTAGATGCGATTATTGATGGCTTTTTCCCAGTACTGGAGCTTTATGGAGAGCGAATCGAAGAGTTAGAAGAAGAAGTAATAATTAAACCTACTCCGCAAACACTACAAAATATTTATCAAATTAGGCGAGAATTACTGCAACTGCGTCGTGCTATCTGGCCCCAGCGAGATGCAATTAATTCTTTAATTCGTGATGATCCCGATTTAATTAGTGAAGAAGTACGAATTTACCTACGAGATTGTTATGACCATACGGTGCAAGTGATGGACATGGTGGAAACTTACCGAGAACTAGCATCTGGATTAATGGATGTGTACCTTTCGGCGGTGAGTAATAAAATGAATGAAATCATGAAGGTACTAACAATAGTTTCAACAATTTTTATTCCACTAACTTTTGTGGCTGGAATATATGGTATGAATTTCAATACTGAAAAATCACCATATAATATGCCTGAATTGAATTGGTATTGGGGTTATCCACTTTGCTGGGCAGTGATGTTAGCGATCGCAGTTGGATTACTATTGTTTTTTTGGCAACGAGGCTGGCTGCAAAATTCTGTAACAATCAAGCGTAATTAA
- the groL gene encoding chaperonin GroEL (60 kDa chaperone family; promotes refolding of misfolded polypeptides especially under stressful conditions; forms two stacked rings of heptamers to form a barrel-shaped 14mer; ends can be capped by GroES; misfolded proteins enter the barrel where they are refolded when GroES binds) yields the protein MAKIIAFDEESRRSLERGVNALADAVKITLGPKGRNVLLEKKFGAPQIVNDGITVAKEIELEDPLENTGARLIQEVASKTKDVAGDGTTTATVLAQALIREGLKNVAAGSNPVSLKRGIDKTIEALVLEIAKIAKPVEGSALASPAAGIAQVATVSAGNDEEVGQMLAQAMEKVTKDGVITVEESKSLTTELEVVEGMQIDRGYISPYFVTNNERQIVEFENARILVTDKKISSIQDLVPILEKVARSGQPLLIIAEDVEGDALATLVVNKARGVLTVAAIKAPGFGDRRKALLEDIAILTDGQLISEEIGLSLDTAALEALGTARKITIDKESTTIVAGSVTKPEVQKRIGQIRRQLEETDSEYDQEKLQERIAKLAGGVAVIKVGAATETELKDRKLRIEDALNATKAAVEEGIVPGGGTTLIHLAKKVEEIKKTLENDEERIGADIVERALEAPLRQIADNAGAEGSVIVSRVRESDINTGYNAATGEFEDLIAAGIIDPAKVVRSALQNAGSIAGLVLTTEAIVVEKPEKKSAAAAPDMGGMGGMGGMGGMGGMGGMGGMGGMGMF from the coding sequence ATGGCGAAAATTATTGCATTTGACGAGGAATCGCGGCGATCTCTAGAAAGGGGTGTTAACGCCCTTGCCGATGCCGTAAAAATCACCTTGGGGCCCAAAGGTCGCAATGTCCTTTTAGAGAAAAAATTTGGCGCACCTCAAATTGTCAACGATGGTATCACTGTTGCCAAGGAAATTGAATTAGAAGATCCTTTGGAAAATACTGGTGCAAGACTCATCCAGGAAGTGGCCTCAAAAACTAAAGATGTCGCTGGGGATGGGACAACCACCGCCACAGTTTTAGCACAAGCCTTGATTCGGGAAGGTTTGAAGAACGTCGCGGCGGGTAGTAACCCAGTTAGCTTAAAGCGCGGGATCGACAAAACTATTGAGGCATTGGTACTAGAAATTGCCAAGATAGCCAAGCCAGTAGAAGGAAGTGCGTTGGCATCGCCCGCCGCAGGCATCGCTCAAGTTGCCACTGTCTCTGCTGGTAACGATGAAGAAGTTGGCCAAATGTTAGCCCAAGCAATGGAAAAAGTCACCAAAGATGGTGTAATTACCGTTGAAGAATCTAAATCTCTCACAACTGAACTAGAAGTAGTTGAGGGGATGCAGATTGACAGGGGTTACATTTCTCCCTACTTTGTCACCAACAATGAGCGGCAAATCGTGGAATTTGAAAACGCCCGGATCTTGGTTACTGACAAAAAAATCAGCAGTATCCAAGATTTAGTGCCGATTTTGGAAAAAGTTGCCCGTTCTGGTCAGCCTTTGCTGATTATTGCTGAAGATGTCGAAGGTGATGCTTTGGCAACTTTGGTAGTTAACAAAGCGCGGGGTGTACTAACCGTGGCTGCAATTAAAGCACCTGGGTTTGGCGATCGCCGCAAAGCTTTGTTAGAAGATATTGCTATTCTCACCGATGGACAGTTGATTTCTGAAGAAATCGGCTTAAGTTTGGATACTGCTGCTCTAGAAGCACTGGGAACTGCCCGCAAAATCACTATCGACAAAGAAAGCACCACAATTGTAGCTGGTAGCGTCACCAAGCCAGAAGTACAAAAACGGATTGGTCAAATTCGCAGACAGTTGGAAGAAACCGATTCTGAATACGATCAAGAAAAACTGCAAGAACGCATCGCCAAGCTCGCTGGCGGCGTAGCAGTGATTAAAGTGGGTGCGGCAACCGAAACCGAACTCAAAGACCGTAAACTGCGAATTGAAGACGCGCTGAACGCTACTAAAGCTGCTGTGGAAGAAGGTATTGTCCCTGGTGGTGGGACAACCTTGATTCACTTAGCTAAGAAGGTAGAAGAGATTAAAAAGACCCTAGAAAATGACGAAGAAAGAATTGGGGCTGATATTGTCGAACGAGCGCTAGAAGCCCCCTTGCGCCAAATAGCAGATAACGCTGGTGCTGAAGGTTCTGTAATTGTCTCTAGAGTCCGTGAGAGCGACATCAACACTGGCTATAACGCCGCTACCGGCGAATTTGAAGACTTGATTGCTGCTGGTATTATTGACCCTGCCAAAGTAGTGCGTTCAGCTTTGCAAAACGCTGGTTCCATTGCTGGTTTGGTCTTAACCACCGAAGCGATCGTTGTTGAAAAGCCGGAGAAGAAATCTGCTGCTGCTGCTCCTGATATGGGCGGCATGGGCGGCATGGGCGGCATGGGTGGCATGGGTGGCATGGGCGGTATGGGCGGTATGGGCGGCATGGGCATGTTCTAA
- a CDS encoding MraY family glycosyltransferase, whose translation MNLYNSLKSLGIADPSGTGWLAVVFTFLLACLVTWRLIPTVRKFALRVGWADQPNARRLNREPLPNAGGLAIYAGVIAALILASLLRPIELQNVLAQVLTILLGGSILVLVGFIDDQFGLPPSVRLWAQILTALLLVANGISIHVMFGTPIDSLLSMSLTVLWVVGITNAINLMDGMDGLAGGISFITAMSLLGVAAQFNNRAAAILVLAALAGAALGFLRHNFHPSRIIMGDAGAYFFGYVLAATSILGRLQQNTVYALIPTVLFLLLPVLDTTQVFVRRLLAGNNPLSTPGKDHLHHRLLAWGLSQRHAAFTLWSITLVFNLLAMRIQGMSLAVMLATASSIIILLGFTIWQRIHQQP comes from the coding sequence ATGAATCTATACAACTCCCTTAAGTCTCTCGGTATCGCCGACCCTAGCGGCACCGGCTGGTTGGCGGTAGTATTTACGTTTCTTTTGGCTTGCCTTGTAACGTGGCGTTTAATTCCGACAGTACGCAAATTCGCCTTGCGGGTAGGTTGGGCTGACCAACCCAATGCCCGGCGGCTCAACCGAGAACCTTTGCCCAATGCAGGGGGTTTGGCTATCTACGCGGGTGTGATTGCCGCACTGATATTAGCTAGCCTTTTACGACCTATCGAACTCCAAAACGTATTAGCTCAGGTTCTCACTATTCTGTTGGGGGGTTCGATATTAGTCCTTGTGGGCTTTATCGACGATCAGTTCGGCTTGCCGCCCTCTGTTCGTTTGTGGGCGCAAATTCTTACGGCACTGTTACTAGTAGCTAATGGTATCAGCATTCATGTTATGTTCGGTACTCCCATAGACTCGCTCCTGTCTATGTCGTTAACAGTACTTTGGGTAGTAGGAATTACCAATGCCATTAACTTGATGGATGGTATGGATGGTTTAGCGGGAGGAATTAGCTTTATTACCGCCATGAGTTTGTTGGGCGTTGCAGCCCAGTTTAACAATCGTGCAGCAGCAATCTTGGTATTAGCAGCCTTGGCAGGTGCTGCACTGGGTTTTTTACGTCACAACTTTCACCCCTCGCGGATCATTATGGGTGATGCGGGAGCATACTTTTTCGGCTATGTATTAGCAGCAACTAGTATTTTAGGTAGGTTGCAACAAAACACAGTTTATGCACTAATTCCCACGGTTTTATTTCTGCTATTGCCAGTACTAGACACCACTCAAGTATTTGTGCGACGGCTATTAGCAGGAAATAACCCTCTCAGTACTCCTGGTAAAGATCACCTGCACCACCGCTTACTTGCTTGGGGACTATCACAGCGCCATGCTGCGTTCACACTTTGGTCAATTACCTTAGTTTTCAACTTGCTGGCTATGAGAATACAAGGCATGAGTTTGGCTGTGATGCTGGCTACCGCCAGTAGCATTATCATTCTTTTAGGCTTTACTATCTGGCAAAGAATACACCAACAGCCTTAG
- a CDS encoding Rpn family recombination-promoting nuclease/putative transposase — translation MKTDSIFYRLFQTFPSAFFELINLQASEANAYNFASVELKQTAFRIDGVFLPVADTSSQPIYFVEVQFQKDNEFYARLFSEIFLYLRLYAPTTDWRAVVIFPRRSLEPTQIQPYRVLLESQLVTRLYLNELGEVTEHSLGVGIIKLVVVNKKQTPLLVKSLITKTRSEVSDKALQQKVLDLIETIVVYKLPRISRQELIKMFGLGDFDIKTTRIYEEVHDEVYEEVRDEVRQEQTLEVVMRQLRRRLGNLSQQLSERISQLSIEQLENLAEALLDFSTEGDLVVWLQDNLTQT, via the coding sequence ATGAAAACCGACTCCATTTTTTATCGTTTATTTCAAACTTTTCCCAGTGCTTTTTTTGAATTAATTAATCTGCAAGCATCAGAAGCAAATGCATATAATTTCGCTTCAGTAGAATTAAAGCAAACAGCATTTCGCATTGATGGAGTCTTTCTTCCTGTTGCTGATACTAGTAGTCAGCCGATTTATTTTGTGGAGGTTCAATTTCAAAAAGATAACGAATTTTACGCTCGTTTATTTTCAGAAATATTTCTGTATTTGCGACTTTACGCACCTACTACAGATTGGCGAGCAGTAGTTATATTCCCTCGTCGCAGCCTTGAACCAACCCAAATACAACCTTATCGAGTCTTACTTGAAAGCCAACTTGTAACAAGGCTATATCTAAACGAGCTTGGAGAAGTAACTGAACATTCCTTGGGAGTCGGTATCATCAAATTAGTAGTTGTAAATAAAAAACAAACTCCCCTATTAGTCAAAAGTTTGATTACAAAGACACGTTCGGAAGTGAGTGATAAAGCACTTCAACAAAAAGTGCTAGATTTAATAGAAACAATTGTAGTTTACAAACTACCGCGTATCAGTCGTCAGGAGTTGATAAAAATGTTTGGACTCGGTGATTTTGATATCAAAACTACCAGAATTTATGAGGAAGTCCATGATGAAGTTTATGAGGAAGTCCGTGATGAAGTGAGGCAAGAACAGACTCTAGAAGTGGTCATGCGTCAGTTACGACGACGCCTTGGTAATTTGAGTCAGCAATTGTCAGAGCGCATCAGTCAGTTATCTATTGAACAGCTTGAAAATCTAGCCGAAGCACTGTTAGATTTTTCCACAGAAGGAGATTTAGTTGTTTGGCTGCAAGACAATTTAACTCAAACTTGA
- the fabG gene encoding 3-oxoacyl-[acyl-carrier-protein] reductase — MTLLQDKVAIVTGASRGIGRAIAIELATQGAIAVVNYASSSAAAEAVVTEITDAGGQAIAIQADVSKGDQVDALVNTVMEKFSRVDILVNNAGITRDTLLLRLKPEDWQAVIDLNLTGVFLCTRAVSKIMLKQRSGRIINITSVAGQMGNPGQSNYSAAKAGVIGFTKSVAKELATRGITVNAVAPGFITTDMTSDLNNPEDILKYIPLGRFGQPEEIAGMVRFLAADPAANYITGQVFNVDGGMVMA, encoded by the coding sequence ATGACACTATTACAAGATAAAGTCGCAATTGTCACAGGTGCATCACGAGGGATTGGACGAGCGATCGCAATTGAATTAGCTACACAGGGAGCGATCGCAGTTGTCAATTATGCCAGTTCCAGTGCTGCTGCTGAGGCAGTTGTTACAGAAATTACAGATGCGGGAGGTCAAGCGATCGCTATCCAAGCAGACGTTTCTAAAGGCGATCAAGTAGACGCACTAGTTAATACCGTCATGGAAAAGTTCAGCCGTGTGGATATCTTAGTCAACAATGCAGGTATTACGCGTGACACACTGCTTTTGCGTTTGAAGCCAGAAGATTGGCAAGCTGTGATAGACCTTAATCTAACTGGTGTTTTCTTATGTACACGTGCTGTAAGTAAAATCATGCTAAAGCAGCGATCGGGACGGATTATCAACATTACTTCCGTTGCTGGGCAAATGGGCAACCCAGGTCAGTCAAACTACAGCGCCGCCAAAGCAGGTGTAATCGGCTTTACCAAAAGTGTTGCTAAAGAACTAGCGACTCGCGGCATCACCGTTAACGCTGTCGCCCCTGGATTCATCACCACCGATATGACTAGCGACCTCAACAACCCCGAAGATATTCTGAAATACATCCCACTTGGCCGCTTTGGTCAACCCGAAGAAATCGCTGGGATGGTGCGCTTCCTAGCCGCCGATCCTGCCGCCAACTACATCACCGGACAAGTCTTTAACGTTGATGGCGGCATGGTAATGGCCTAA
- the trxA gene encoding thioredoxin produces MATKKQFNSFEEMLSASDVPVLVDFYADWCGPCQMMVPILEQVNAQLKDRLRIVKIDTEKYTDLATQYKIAALPTLVLFKQGQPVDRIEGVMQAPQLVQYLQTKV; encoded by the coding sequence ATGGCAACTAAAAAGCAATTTAACAGCTTTGAAGAGATGCTGTCTGCTTCTGATGTACCTGTATTAGTAGATTTTTATGCTGACTGGTGTGGCCCATGCCAGATGATGGTGCCAATTTTAGAGCAAGTCAATGCCCAACTTAAGGATCGCCTGCGGATTGTCAAAATCGACACGGAAAAATATACAGATTTAGCTACTCAGTATAAAATTGCCGCTCTACCAACCTTAGTACTATTTAAGCAGGGTCAGCCTGTGGATCGGATAGAGGGAGTGATGCAAGCACCGCAGTTGGTGCAATATCTACAAACAAAGGTTTAA
- a CDS encoding GUN4 domain-containing protein, producing MDYRKLQEFLAEQKWQEADKETYSTMLKICEREEEGWLDDGEIKRFPRHDLYIRTYAHSTNSRRSWRLGGSRN from the coding sequence ATTGATTACAGAAAATTGCAAGAATTCTTAGCAGAACAAAAATGGCAGGAAGCTGATAAAGAAACCTACTCTACTATGCTCAAAATATGTGAGCGTGAAGAAGAAGGCTGGTTAGATGATGGAGAAATTAAAAGATTTCCTCGTCATGACCTTTATATTAGGACTTACGCACACTCTACGAATTCTCGGCGCTCTTGGCGTCTTGGCGGTTCGAGAAATTAA
- a CDS encoding GUN4 domain-containing protein, with protein sequence MNKLWVQYSEGRFGFSVQQRIWQAKKDCKRFAYKVGWLASLANNEWVKYEEYTFSLDVPKGHFPSISRLVGLDSTNLGGVQHRLKIFLSRY encoded by the coding sequence ATTAATAAGCTCTGGGTTCAATATAGTGAAGGCAGATTTGGTTTTAGCGTTCAACAACGTATTTGGCAAGCCAAGAAAGATTGTAAGCGCTTTGCTTATAAAGTTGGATGGCTAGCAAGTCTTGCCAATAATGAATGGGTTAAATATGAAGAATATACTTTCAGCTTGGACGTACCTAAAGGACACTTTCCATCTATATCTAGGTTAGTGGGTTTAGATTCTACAAACCTTGGTGGGGTTCAGCATCGATTAAAGATTTTTTTGTCACGATACTAG
- a CDS encoding iron uptake porin, with amino-acid sequence MAKYLLASASGMGFLCLIAGLSPVQALPSLEITDQNVAVNQDDGSYQKNDSHQSNLTKNISSKLLIANESQKNLSSVNQEPKNQDLEVNSAVNLWQAITPQSASSSPTSYKLAQVTSVSQLSDVQPTDWAFQALQSLVERYGCIAGYPNQTYRGNRAITRYEFAAGLNACLDRINELIATATGDLVKKEDLATLQKLQEQFAAELATLRGRVDAVEARTAELEANQFSTTTKLNGEVIIAGVGASGGAPNNSDSNIILVNRVRLNLTTSFTGKDLLITGLQAYNFLGGDNGQGSLQQSLGLASRILSASSARTSFEPQFPGLNVNTFSSVGANSVQIYKLLYIFPVANKLTLFAGTAAETSDAFPAITPFYGEGQESISRFGNLNPVVRISGGTSGTGLASAAGFIFNISPNLDLRALYGNPNANLTQKSDNTPLGAGLFSGSSVIATQLTFKPSAALDIGLNYAHSYHEINILGTGLVSSDIDALAGVATGTGTPVTLNSVGGTLTWRLSPKIALSGYGAALFVDAASNSVNASTTFTSWMAGVHFRDLFKSGNTAGIIFGQPLFRSDTGGSAQLTPTGENRATPYHLEAYYRLQVSDNISITPGAFILFNPEGNSNNDTTTVGVLRTTFTF; translated from the coding sequence ATGGCAAAATATCTACTAGCTTCTGCTAGTGGGATGGGATTTTTATGTTTAATTGCCGGGTTATCACCTGTGCAAGCCCTTCCTAGTTTAGAAATTACAGATCAAAACGTAGCTGTTAATCAAGATGATGGCAGCTATCAAAAAAATGATTCTCATCAAAGCAATTTAACAAAAAATATCTCCAGTAAATTGTTGATAGCTAATGAGAGTCAAAAAAATTTATCCTCAGTCAATCAAGAGCCAAAAAATCAAGATTTAGAAGTAAATTCTGCTGTTAACTTGTGGCAGGCAATCACACCACAATCTGCAAGTTCATCTCCAACCTCATACAAACTTGCACAAGTAACATCCGTATCCCAATTGTCTGATGTACAGCCGACCGATTGGGCTTTTCAGGCACTCCAATCTTTAGTTGAGCGCTATGGTTGTATCGCAGGTTATCCCAATCAAACTTATCGCGGTAATCGGGCGATAACTCGCTATGAATTTGCTGCTGGTTTAAATGCTTGTTTAGACCGAATCAACGAACTGATTGCGACTGCAACTGGTGATTTGGTCAAGAAGGAAGATTTAGCCACATTACAGAAACTACAAGAACAATTTGCGGCCGAATTGGCAACATTGCGGGGTCGAGTAGATGCTGTAGAAGCTCGCACAGCAGAACTAGAAGCAAATCAGTTTTCTACAACTACCAAACTCAATGGAGAGGTAATTATTGCTGGTGTTGGTGCTAGCGGCGGCGCTCCTAATAACAGCGACTCGAACATCATCTTAGTCAATAGAGTGCGGTTAAATCTCACCACTAGCTTTACTGGTAAAGATTTATTAATTACTGGATTGCAAGCCTATAACTTTTTGGGTGGAGACAATGGACAGGGTAGCTTACAACAAAGTTTAGGATTAGCTTCGCGGATTTTAAGTGCAAGTAGCGCTCGTACCAGTTTTGAGCCACAATTTCCGGGGTTAAATGTCAATACTTTTTCGAGTGTTGGTGCAAACAGTGTTCAGATTTACAAATTGTTGTATATCTTTCCCGTCGCTAATAAATTAACTTTGTTTGCGGGAACTGCGGCAGAAACATCAGATGCTTTCCCAGCAATTACGCCTTTTTATGGTGAAGGACAAGAGTCAATTTCTCGTTTTGGCAACTTGAATCCTGTGGTACGGATTTCTGGTGGAACTTCGGGTACTGGTTTAGCATCGGCGGCAGGATTTATTTTTAACATTTCGCCAAATTTGGATTTAAGAGCTTTATATGGCAATCCAAATGCCAATTTAACCCAAAAATCTGATAATACACCTTTGGGAGCAGGTTTATTTAGTGGTAGTAGTGTTATTGCCACACAGTTAACCTTCAAGCCAAGTGCCGCTCTGGATATTGGTTTAAACTATGCCCACAGTTATCACGAAATCAATATTTTGGGCACTGGATTAGTTAGTAGTGATATCGATGCTTTAGCAGGGGTTGCAACTGGAACTGGAACACCGGTCACACTCAACTCTGTTGGGGGTACGCTAACATGGCGATTGTCTCCCAAGATAGCCTTATCTGGCTACGGTGCAGCACTATTTGTTGATGCTGCTTCAAATAGCGTGAATGCTTCCACCACCTTTACAAGTTGGATGGCGGGAGTTCACTTCAGAGATTTATTCAAGTCAGGGAACACTGCTGGGATTATTTTTGGTCAGCCGCTTTTCCGTAGTGATACTGGTGGTTCTGCTCAACTTACCCCCACAGGCGAGAATCGGGCGACTCCTTACCATTTGGAAGCCTATTACCGCCTTCAAGTTAGCGATAATATCAGCATTACCCCTGGTGCGTTTATTCTCTTTAACCCAGAAGGTAACAGCAACAATGACACTACGACTGTAGGTGTACTTCGGACTACTTTTACCTTTTAA
- a CDS encoding Uma2 family endonuclease, which yields MVKSDPRQLPSSAELPCSDDTPVDNEDQNFIPNLLLFLLQYIWANRNDWFFTVDMGVYHTTGVSPLVPIVPDGFLSLGVERRKADKSRKSYVVWEENNIVPILALEIVSLTPGGEYDKKLDTYAKLGVLYYIIYNPEYWQRDRHQPFEVYRLVDGSYQLQIGEPFWMPEIGLGIGRSQYISGNIQRQVLYWYDQQGKRYQTPEEAEQQTRQQLELVQQQLERYRQQFGQLPEA from the coding sequence ATGGTGAAATCAGACCCCCGTCAATTGCCTAGCAGTGCTGAACTTCCTTGTTCAGACGATACCCCTGTGGATAACGAAGACCAGAACTTTATTCCCAACCTGCTTCTCTTTTTATTGCAATATATTTGGGCAAACCGTAATGACTGGTTTTTCACCGTGGATATGGGCGTTTACCATACCACAGGGGTTAGTCCACTTGTGCCAATTGTACCAGACGGATTTTTGAGCTTAGGTGTAGAACGCCGCAAGGCAGATAAATCTCGTAAAAGTTATGTTGTTTGGGAAGAAAACAACATTGTGCCTATCTTGGCTTTGGAAATTGTTTCCTTAACTCCGGGTGGAGAATATGACAAAAAATTAGATACTTATGCCAAGTTAGGGGTACTGTACTACATTATTTATAATCCAGAGTATTGGCAACGCGATCGCCATCAACCTTTTGAAGTTTATCGCTTAGTAGATGGTAGCTATCAACTGCAAATTGGTGAACCCTTTTGGATGCCAGAAATTGGTTTGGGAATTGGGCGATCGCAATATATATCTGGTAATATCCAGCGTCAGGTTTTGTATTGGTATGACCAACAAGGAAAGCGCTATCAAACTCCAGAAGAAGCTGAACAGCAAACTCGCCAGCAACTTGAATTAGTACAACAACAACTTGAGCGTTATCGTCAGCAATTTGGGCAACTGCCAGAAGCGTAA
- a CDS encoding DUF2301 domain-containing membrane protein — MTTQTLPPAEVYQGQFGEFTITQSDRTGVIIYRAGLMVAALSFAIGSALVLLNNNPAIFTALTPLYTCFSVALGVSLFTIHIYMASLHRILQIFWAIGTIASVILAITSSEPLALTVYNHPLTLFGVGFIFVALTGIYFKEAFCFNRLETKVLTLIVPLLLLGHLVGILPTQGESVLLGIWATLFLVFALRKTVQAIPADIGDKSVFTYLKEQRLAKA, encoded by the coding sequence ATGACTACGCAGACACTACCTCCAGCAGAAGTTTATCAAGGTCAGTTTGGGGAATTTACAATTACTCAGAGCGATCGCACTGGCGTAATTATCTACCGCGCTGGGTTAATGGTAGCAGCACTAAGCTTTGCCATAGGCAGTGCTTTGGTTTTGCTCAATAATAACCCGGCTATTTTTACCGCACTTACACCTCTATATACTTGTTTTAGTGTCGCTCTTGGTGTAAGTTTATTTACCATTCATATTTATATGGCATCACTGCACCGAATATTGCAAATTTTTTGGGCGATCGGTACTATAGCATCAGTGATTCTGGCAATCACTAGTAGTGAACCTTTAGCTCTCACTGTTTACAATCACCCTCTTACCTTATTTGGAGTTGGTTTTATCTTTGTTGCTTTGACAGGTATTTACTTTAAAGAGGCTTTTTGCTTCAATCGCCTGGAAACCAAAGTATTAACCCTAATAGTACCGCTACTATTGTTAGGACATTTGGTGGGAATTTTACCAACTCAGGGAGAAAGTGTTTTATTAGGGATTTGGGCAACGTTGTTTTTGGTGTTTGCCCTGCGAAAGACAGTGCAAGCAATTCCTGCTGATATCGGAGATAAATCTGTATTTACTTACTTGAAAGAACAACGTTTAGCTAAGGCTTAA
- a CDS encoding ElyC/SanA/YdcF family protein — MQTKNRRCRKFPTIKLIKRQEMWTLTAQGWAIAIATITYLIFFTITHVHSFLAVTSPIKSAEVLVVEGWLPDYAIQQALTEFKNGSYSLVITTGGSIEKGNYLSEYKNFAEVSAATFKKLGLESEKVVAVPTPVVIKDRSYASAAEFHRWLSDSNLKLQSINVFSLDVHTRRSWLLFKKLLSPNIKVGAIAAKTQDYDPNKWWDYSQGVRTIIDEGIAYIYARFLNWKS; from the coding sequence ATGCAGACAAAAAATCGTCGGTGTCGAAAATTTCCAACAATTAAACTAATAAAACGCCAAGAAATGTGGACACTTACGGCTCAGGGGTGGGCGATTGCAATCGCTACGATTACTTATTTAATATTTTTCACTATTACTCATGTACACTCATTTCTCGCCGTGACTTCCCCGATCAAATCAGCAGAAGTATTAGTTGTTGAAGGATGGCTACCAGATTATGCCATACAACAAGCTTTGACTGAATTTAAAAACGGTTCTTATAGTCTAGTAATTACCACGGGAGGCTCAATAGAAAAAGGAAATTATCTTAGTGAATATAAGAATTTTGCAGAAGTGTCAGCCGCCACTTTCAAAAAACTCGGTTTAGAATCAGAGAAGGTGGTAGCTGTGCCGACACCTGTAGTAATCAAGGATCGTAGTTATGCATCTGCTGCCGAATTTCATCGTTGGCTATCCGATTCCAATTTAAAGCTACAATCAATTAATGTTTTTTCTTTGGATGTTCACACCCGTAGGAGTTGGTTGCTGTTCAAAAAACTACTTAGCCCTAATATAAAAGTTGGTGCGATCGCTGCAAAAACACAAGATTATGATCCAAACAAATGGTGGGATTATAGCCAAGGTGTACGGACAATTATTGATGAAGGCATAGCTTATATTTATGCGCGGTTTTTGAATTGGAAATCCTAA